One window of the bacterium genome contains the following:
- a CDS encoding glucose-6-phosphate isomerase, with the protein MLEAAGVSLDLAGTGSFLATSQLEALAPRVAAAARGLAQGTCAGHEFLGWLDLPSRIDEASLAACATAAARAKADSQAVVVVGIGGSYLGARAVLDALPPGPGAGVPLLFAGTGLCSASLDHVLRTVEDRDFRVCVISKSGTTVEPAVAFRVLRGLLRRRYGDKGASARITAVTDARKGALRQLADAEGWETFVVPDDVGGRFSVLTPVGLVPLAMAGVDVRGLVEGARAMQQACDNEGLFDNPAHLYAAARYQLYTQGYTTEVMSSFHSGLHNLQEWWKQLFGESEGKQGQGIFPASTVFTTDLHSLGQYLQDGRRNLQETFLCARRAVPGLVVPADPGADADGLGYLAGRSFDDINWIAFEATRQAHIQGGVPCQALAVDEVSPRTVGALLYMFEKAVGIGGLLLGLNPFDQPGVEAYKLEMFRRLGRPA; encoded by the coding sequence ATGCTGGAAGCCGCCGGAGTCAGCCTCGATCTCGCGGGAACAGGGTCGTTCCTCGCCACCTCGCAACTGGAAGCGCTGGCGCCGCGCGTGGCCGCAGCGGCCCGCGGACTGGCCCAGGGCACCTGTGCCGGGCATGAGTTCCTGGGCTGGCTGGACCTGCCTTCGCGCATCGACGAGGCCTCCCTGGCCGCGTGCGCCACTGCTGCCGCGCGTGCGAAGGCCGACTCGCAGGCCGTGGTGGTCGTGGGCATCGGCGGCTCGTACCTGGGCGCGCGCGCGGTGCTCGACGCGCTGCCGCCGGGGCCGGGCGCCGGCGTGCCGCTGCTGTTTGCCGGCACGGGCCTGTGCTCCGCGTCGCTGGACCACGTGCTGCGGACCGTCGAGGACCGCGACTTCCGCGTCTGCGTGATCTCCAAGTCGGGCACCACCGTGGAACCCGCAGTGGCCTTCCGCGTGCTGCGCGGCCTGCTGCGCCGGCGCTACGGCGACAAGGGCGCTTCCGCGCGCATCACCGCCGTCACCGACGCCCGCAAGGGCGCGCTGCGCCAGCTGGCCGACGCCGAGGGCTGGGAGACGTTCGTGGTTCCCGATGATGTGGGCGGTCGCTTCTCGGTGCTCACGCCCGTGGGCCTGGTTCCCCTGGCAATGGCGGGCGTGGATGTGCGCGGGCTGGTCGAAGGCGCGCGCGCCATGCAGCAGGCCTGTGACAACGAGGGGCTGTTCGACAACCCGGCCCACCTGTACGCGGCCGCGCGCTACCAGCTCTACACGCAGGGCTACACCACCGAGGTCATGAGCTCGTTCCACAGCGGCCTGCACAACCTGCAGGAATGGTGGAAGCAGCTCTTCGGCGAAAGCGAGGGCAAGCAGGGGCAGGGCATCTTCCCCGCTTCGACCGTCTTCACGACCGACCTGCACAGCCTCGGCCAGTACCTGCAGGACGGCCGGCGCAACCTGCAGGAGACCTTCCTCTGCGCCCGCCGCGCCGTGCCCGGCCTGGTGGTGCCGGCCGATCCCGGCGCCGACGCCGACGGGCTCGGCTACCTGGCGGGCCGTTCGTTCGACGACATCAACTGGATCGCCTTCGAGGCCACGCGCCAGGCCCACATCCAGGGCGGCGTTCCCTGCCAGGCGCTGGCCGTGGACGAGGTCAGCCCGCGTACCGTCGGGGCCCTGCTCTACATGTTCGAGAAGGCGGTCGGCATCGGGGGCCTGCTCCTGGGCCTGAACCCGTTCGACCAGCCCGGCGTGGAGGCCTACAAGCTGGAGATGTTCCGGCGCCTGGGGCGGCCGGCCTGA
- a CDS encoding chemotaxis protein CheX translates to MTTLARMHRVEDPTDLMSKLESLQEAVAAFRQTFRVQFQMELELVGMPGTPNPDLIAYGSTLAVANDQVNYQFACGFPVETARKLTRILFAMEEDEEPSLEDMGDGLREIPNVAAGVWKAMRERTAGEQYQLGLPIFLKGNSWVRYFPRNVNAIGQTLQAPDGTVMQMVLIWQYGQRDGGERLMSTQTVDGTVTAGRSVPTQVLQEAVRAVVETCAIQMNLELEVDPSPSDPRDADVEYGSSIALTSETGGWQLAVMGSRGSCEALTRNLFAMEADEDPAMADMADALGEIANVAAGVLKASRAAAGQKVQLGLPLFMEGRGCFEFFASGIQGMAQTVRGPGEVSAHVILIWQEG, encoded by the coding sequence GTGACAACCCTGGCTCGCATGCATCGGGTCGAGGATCCGACCGACCTGATGTCGAAGCTCGAGTCGCTGCAGGAAGCGGTGGCCGCGTTCCGGCAGACCTTCCGGGTCCAGTTCCAGATGGAACTCGAACTGGTCGGCATGCCCGGCACGCCCAACCCCGACCTCATCGCCTACGGAAGCACGTTGGCCGTGGCCAACGACCAGGTGAACTACCAGTTCGCCTGCGGCTTCCCGGTGGAGACGGCGAGGAAGCTCACGCGCATCCTGTTCGCGATGGAAGAGGACGAGGAACCAAGTCTCGAGGACATGGGCGACGGCTTGCGGGAGATCCCGAACGTCGCTGCCGGCGTGTGGAAGGCGATGCGCGAGCGCACGGCCGGCGAACAGTATCAATTGGGCCTGCCGATCTTCCTGAAGGGCAACAGCTGGGTCCGGTATTTTCCACGTAATGTCAACGCCATCGGCCAGACCCTGCAGGCCCCGGACGGGACCGTCATGCAGATGGTCCTGATCTGGCAGTATGGCCAACGTGACGGAGGCGAACGGCTTATGTCCACCCAGACCGTCGACGGAACCGTGACTGCGGGGCGTTCAGTGCCCACGCAGGTGCTTCAGGAAGCCGTGCGGGCCGTGGTCGAGACCTGTGCGATCCAGATGAACCTGGAACTCGAGGTCGACCCGAGCCCGTCCGATCCCCGGGACGCGGACGTCGAATACGGAAGCAGCATCGCCCTGACCTCCGAAACCGGGGGGTGGCAGCTGGCCGTGATGGGCAGCCGCGGCAGCTGCGAGGCGCTGACGCGCAACCTCTTCGCCATGGAAGCGGACGAGGACCCGGCGATGGCCGACATGGCCGACGCCCTGGGCGAGATCGCCAATGTTGCCGCCGGCGTCCTGAAGGCCAGTCGCGCCGCGGCCGGGCAGAAGGTGCAGCTCGGCCTGCCGCTGTTCATGGAAGGACGCGGCTGCTTCGAGTTCTTTGCCTCCGGCATCCAGGGCATGGCGCAGACCGTGCGCGGCCCTGGCGAAGTGTCGGCCCATGTCATCCTGATCTGGCAGGAAGGCTGA
- a CDS encoding chemotaxis protein CheX codes for MRDDVLTSVSSTFLEVVEQLTFMFGEPAAKSGVLDADGDYVMAQLDFTGDVTGRLSLAVPSDCVPEIAANILGLEPEEMEASTMAPDSLGEMLNVICGHVIMAIAGKGADFRLGGPEVGPATPEFLASCVDDENWLGFLLEENVVLLGLVTE; via the coding sequence ATGCGTGACGACGTCCTGACGTCCGTGAGTTCGACCTTCCTGGAAGTGGTCGAGCAGCTGACGTTCATGTTCGGCGAGCCCGCTGCCAAGTCCGGCGTCCTGGATGCCGACGGCGACTACGTGATGGCGCAGCTCGATTTCACGGGTGACGTGACCGGCAGGCTTTCGCTGGCCGTGCCGTCCGACTGCGTGCCGGAGATCGCGGCCAACATCCTCGGCCTGGAGCCGGAAGAGATGGAAGCCAGTACGATGGCCCCCGATTCGCTGGGCGAGATGCTCAACGTCATCTGCGGGCACGTGATCATGGCGATCGCCGGCAAGGGTGCCGACTTCCGCCTGGGCGGTCCGGAAGTGGGCCCGGCCACCCCGGAGTTCCTGGCCTCGTGCGTGGATGATGAAAACTGGTTGGGATTTCTCCTCGAGGAGAATGTGGTGCTGTTGGGCCTCGTCACGGAGTAG
- a CDS encoding chemotaxis response regulator protein-glutamate methylesterase — MKNIRVLIVDDSPTVCAIIKRGLQAAEGIEVIGMAPDPFVARDMIVKNPPDVVTLDIEMPRMDGLTFLTKLMKHFPLPVVVVSTLTPAGSSKALEALARGAVEVVGKNVADDRRQAFVIELVGKVRAAARATVRARPAALPSAPAMAPAPVGPLGALRSAGRHVLAIGASTGGTEALARIFERLPGNTPPTVIVQHMPPVFTMQLAERLNRLSAMTVREATNGEMLVPGLALLAPGDRHLMLRRAGAGYRVELKDGPKVSGHKPSVDVLFRSVAEAAGADAVGVILTGMGADGAQGLLQMRQAGADTIGQDEASCVVYGMPREAANLGAVATVSALDRIPERICRAVESVRA; from the coding sequence TTGAAGAACATCCGCGTGCTCATTGTCGATGATTCGCCGACCGTCTGCGCCATTATCAAGCGCGGGCTGCAGGCTGCCGAGGGCATCGAGGTCATCGGGATGGCGCCCGATCCCTTTGTTGCCCGCGACATGATCGTCAAGAACCCGCCCGACGTGGTGACGCTCGACATCGAGATGCCGCGCATGGACGGCCTGACGTTCCTGACCAAGCTGATGAAGCATTTCCCGCTGCCGGTGGTCGTGGTTTCCACTCTCACCCCGGCCGGCAGCAGCAAGGCCCTGGAAGCGCTGGCGCGCGGTGCGGTGGAGGTGGTCGGCAAGAACGTGGCCGACGACCGCCGCCAGGCGTTCGTGATTGAACTGGTGGGCAAGGTGCGGGCAGCCGCGCGGGCCACGGTTCGCGCGCGGCCGGCGGCCCTCCCGTCGGCTCCGGCGATGGCGCCGGCGCCGGTCGGACCGCTGGGCGCGCTGCGGAGCGCCGGTCGTCATGTCCTGGCCATCGGCGCCAGCACCGGCGGCACCGAGGCCCTGGCGCGCATCTTCGAGCGCCTGCCCGGCAACACGCCGCCCACGGTGATCGTGCAGCACATGCCGCCCGTGTTCACGATGCAGCTGGCCGAGCGGTTGAACCGCCTGTCGGCGATGACCGTCCGCGAAGCGACGAACGGCGAGATGCTGGTACCCGGCCTGGCCCTGCTGGCGCCCGGCGACCGGCACCTGATGCTGCGGCGCGCCGGCGCCGGCTATCGCGTGGAACTGAAGGATGGTCCGAAGGTGAGCGGGCACAAGCCGTCGGTGGATGTCCTGTTCCGCTCCGTGGCGGAGGCGGCGGGCGCCGACGCGGTGGGCGTCATCCTGACCGGTATGGGCGCCGACGGTGCGCAGGGCCTGCTGCAGATGCGCCAGGCCGGCGCCGACACCATCGGGCAGGACGAAGCCTCATGCGTCGTCTACGGCATGCCCCGTGAGGCCGCCAACCTGGGTGCGGTCGCGACCGTGTCCGCCCTCGACCGGATTCCCGAGCGGATCTGCCGCGCCGTCGAGTCCGTTCGCGCCTGA
- a CDS encoding HDOD domain-containing protein — translation MSERETILARIQTVPSLPSVVIKLRQYLNEPDVNFDALARMIEYDPGLTANVLQLSNSAYFGWSRSIRTVKEAIVRLGTNRIFQMVLCMSVAPLVRKPIKGYDMDSEGLWRHSIATAICAELVAAELELECRGEAFTAGLLHDMGKIVLGTFVEVDDEPIKEVMRMDGLAFNEAEQMVLGIDHAEVAAELLRTWNLPDDVCDAVRWHHQPSRAEENRRELADLVHVADILCMDFGFGGGADGLSYRLDKSASERLGLGVGIAEKVGAQIMIAVNELDSMFSTVREGESNGVQHSAR, via the coding sequence GTGAGCGAGCGCGAAACAATCCTGGCCAGGATCCAGACGGTCCCGTCCCTGCCGTCGGTGGTGATCAAGCTGCGGCAGTATCTCAACGAGCCGGACGTCAACTTCGACGCCCTCGCGCGGATGATCGAATACGATCCGGGACTCACGGCCAACGTGCTGCAGCTGTCCAATTCCGCCTATTTCGGCTGGTCGCGCTCCATTCGCACGGTCAAGGAAGCGATCGTGCGCCTGGGCACCAACCGGATCTTCCAGATGGTCCTCTGCATGTCGGTGGCGCCCCTGGTGCGCAAGCCCATCAAGGGCTACGACATGGATTCCGAGGGGCTCTGGCGGCATTCGATCGCGACGGCGATCTGCGCCGAGCTGGTGGCCGCTGAACTGGAACTGGAGTGCCGCGGCGAGGCCTTCACGGCCGGCCTGCTGCACGACATGGGCAAGATCGTGCTGGGCACCTTCGTCGAAGTGGACGACGAGCCCATCAAGGAAGTCATGCGCATGGACGGCTTGGCCTTCAACGAGGCCGAGCAGATGGTCCTGGGCATCGACCACGCCGAAGTGGCGGCCGAACTGCTGCGCACCTGGAACCTGCCGGACGACGTGTGCGATGCCGTGCGCTGGCACCACCAGCCCTCGCGCGCCGAGGAGAACCGGCGCGAGCTGGCCGACCTGGTGCACGTGGCGGACATCCTCTGCATGGACTTCGGCTTCGGCGGCGGCGCCGATGGCCTGAGCTATCGCCTGGACAAGAGCGCGAGCGAACGGCTCGGGCTGGGGGTCGGGATCGCCGAGAAGGTCGGCGCCCAGATCATGATCGCGGTGAACGAGCTGGATTCGATGTTCTCGACAGTCAGGGAAGGTGAAAGCAATGGCGTTCAACATTCTGCTCGTTGA
- a CDS encoding porin, protein MFKKMLLTLSVLTLLTAGAAFAGDANWNFYGVGHVSLNMLNNGSDSQLGLTSNTSRFGFKGTTPMNEDFTAFWQFESLVDFAGNRTSTEIGARNTYVGVKHASAGKFVFGRHDTPLKALGRKVEFFPERLGDFRSVSHGWDNRLSELFAWVSPDWDGFSIFAAYMFDQGDHYDMSDEDYEAMTAMSAMASYTAEKFMVGAAYEALSSGFGEYDGETDSYGDGDKSMRFVAKYTAPEFELGGLFQTMTYQYSDYTKAIQDWNSSLMGLGGVYHINPQWNVKAALYIFNDNTDAEDDTDTTDVDESDTKATMMAFGVERVFTETMLVYLQYGSISNGEGLVDNGGDVALAGNQAGFGTGGTFGTFDDSGDFQDPSGFSVGAVLSW, encoded by the coding sequence TTGTTCAAGAAGATGCTGCTTACCCTGTCGGTCCTGACGCTTCTCACGGCCGGCGCCGCTTTCGCCGGTGACGCCAACTGGAACTTTTACGGCGTCGGGCATGTCTCGCTGAACATGCTCAACAACGGCAGCGACAGCCAGCTGGGGCTGACCAGCAACACGTCGCGGTTCGGCTTCAAGGGCACCACCCCGATGAACGAGGATTTCACGGCCTTCTGGCAGTTCGAATCGCTGGTGGACTTCGCCGGCAACCGCACGAGCACCGAGATCGGCGCACGCAACACGTACGTCGGCGTGAAGCACGCTTCGGCCGGCAAGTTCGTCTTCGGGCGCCACGACACCCCGCTGAAGGCCCTGGGCCGCAAGGTGGAGTTCTTCCCCGAGCGCCTGGGCGACTTCCGTAGCGTGAGCCATGGCTGGGACAACCGCCTGAGCGAGCTCTTCGCCTGGGTGTCGCCGGACTGGGACGGCTTCTCGATCTTCGCCGCCTACATGTTCGACCAGGGCGACCACTACGACATGAGCGACGAGGACTACGAGGCCATGACCGCGATGAGCGCGATGGCGTCGTACACGGCCGAGAAGTTCATGGTCGGCGCGGCCTATGAGGCCCTGTCGTCCGGCTTCGGCGAATATGACGGCGAGACGGACTCGTACGGCGACGGCGACAAGTCCATGCGCTTTGTTGCCAAGTACACCGCCCCGGAATTCGAACTGGGCGGCCTGTTCCAGACCATGACCTACCAGTACTCGGATTACACCAAGGCGATCCAGGACTGGAACTCGTCCTTGATGGGTCTGGGCGGCGTCTACCACATCAATCCCCAGTGGAATGTGAAGGCCGCGCTGTACATCTTCAACGACAACACCGACGCTGAAGACGACACCGACACGACCGACGTCGATGAGAGCGACACCAAGGCTACGATGATGGCTTTCGGCGTCGAGCGCGTGTTCACCGAGACCATGCTGGTCTACCTGCAGTACGGCTCGATCAGCAACGGCGAAGGTCTCGTGGACAACGGTGGCGACGTGGCTCTGGCCGGCAACCAGGCTGGCTTCGGCACGGGCGGCACCTTTGGCACGTTTGACGACTCGGGCGACTTCCAGGATCCTTCGGGCTTCTCGGTCGGCGCTGTTCTTAGCTGGTAA
- a CDS encoding response regulator, which translates to MAFNILLVDDSVTVRAVISKALHLAGVDINLLYQAGNGQEALEILEAEWIDLVLCDISMPIMDGETLVARMVDNGMIKTVPIVIVSSAGSEPRIARLKDLGVRDYIQKPFTPERIREVVDNVMGVAKDA; encoded by the coding sequence ATGGCGTTCAACATTCTGCTCGTTGACGACTCGGTCACCGTCAGGGCTGTGATCAGCAAGGCCCTGCATCTGGCCGGCGTCGACATCAACCTCCTGTATCAGGCCGGCAACGGGCAGGAGGCGCTGGAGATCCTGGAGGCCGAGTGGATCGACCTCGTGCTGTGCGACATCAGCATGCCGATCATGGACGGCGAGACGCTGGTCGCGCGCATGGTCGACAACGGCATGATCAAGACGGTGCCGATCGTCATCGTGTCGTCGGCCGGAAGTGAGCCGCGCATCGCGCGCCTGAAGGATCTGGGTGTCCGCGACTACATCCAGAAGCCGTTCACGCCCGAACGCATCCGCGAGGTTGTCGACAACGTGATGGGGGTTGCGAAAGATGCGTGA
- a CDS encoding response regulator: MKILVVDDSRAMRRIVSRTIRQAGFEGHEIIEAENGREALDVVKAQKPDLILSDWHMPEMTGIEFLTALNAGGFEIPFGFVTSESTKEMVDQATEGGAMFLLAKPFTAEDMAQVLGAFVQ; this comes from the coding sequence ATGAAGATTCTGGTGGTGGACGATTCACGCGCGATGCGGCGCATCGTTTCGCGCACGATCCGCCAGGCGGGCTTCGAAGGCCACGAGATCATCGAGGCCGAGAACGGCCGCGAGGCTCTCGACGTGGTCAAGGCGCAGAAGCCGGACCTGATCCTCTCGGACTGGCACATGCCCGAGATGACCGGGATCGAGTTCCTGACCGCCCTGAACGCCGGCGGCTTTGAGATCCCCTTCGGGTTCGTGACTTCGGAGAGCACCAAGGAGATGGTGGACCAGGCGACCGAGGGTGGGGCCATGTTCCTGCTCGCGAAGCCGTTCACCGCCGAGGACATGGCGCAGGTGCTGGGGGCGTTTGTCCAGTGA
- a CDS encoding chemotaxis protein CheD, giving the protein MKLSRNREDVIVTYSLGSCVGLTLYDPLAGVGAMIHCMLPMSKIDPEKARLKPYMFVDTGVAAMLHDMYQAGAQRQNLIAKVAGAGSPLGKEETFRIGQRNYTILRKFLWKNNILIAKEDVGGSKARTLYLNMADGRTTVKSEGQEVEL; this is encoded by the coding sequence ATGAAGCTCTCGCGGAACCGCGAAGACGTCATCGTCACGTACTCGCTGGGATCGTGCGTCGGCCTCACGCTCTATGATCCGCTGGCGGGTGTCGGCGCGATGATCCACTGCATGCTGCCGATGTCGAAAATCGACCCTGAGAAGGCGCGCCTCAAGCCCTACATGTTCGTGGACACGGGCGTCGCCGCCATGCTCCATGACATGTACCAGGCGGGCGCGCAGCGGCAGAACCTGATCGCCAAGGTGGCCGGCGCGGGTTCGCCCCTGGGCAAGGAAGAGACTTTCCGGATCGGGCAGCGCAACTACACGATCCTCCGCAAGTTCCTCTGGAAGAACAACATTCTCATTGCCAAGGAAGACGTGGGCGGCAGCAAGGCGCGCACACTCTACCTGAACATGGCTGACGGACGCACCACGGTGAAGTCCGAGGGACAGGAGGTGGAGCTGTGA
- the thiI gene encoding tRNA 4-thiouridine(8) synthase ThiI, giving the protein MSFPTSVIACTYSEIALKGRNRTMFLRKLINNMQAALKGLGGVTIHHVESRLLVRLRDESQTTEAATRLHRVFGLQWVSPAIELPRAELDAELAEDLADGHEPRLTQLCGAACQLADEGAGNARNFRIHARRSDHSFGLNSLQIGAVVGAAVHHRSGLPGRMVDADFVIDVLVLRESVLAFALKEQAFGGLPATSSGRTMVLLSGGIDSPVAAWMMMRRGSRADFVHFYSGRNVEEADCAKIEELVRLLARWMPIPLHLHLVPVVPYETRAIGTIDDRYDMVMFRRFMVRTAARLARRHKCLALVTGDSLGQVASQTLHNLAAISPDVSLPILRPLVGLDKHEITAWSQRTGLFNTSIQPYRDCCSIRSPRPILNARGIDLLRLSEAMGLEEAVREAADASVRRVIGPEG; this is encoded by the coding sequence ATGTCCTTCCCCACGTCCGTCATCGCCTGCACCTATTCCGAGATCGCCCTCAAGGGGCGCAATCGGACCATGTTCCTGCGCAAGCTCATCAACAACATGCAGGCGGCGCTGAAGGGCCTGGGCGGCGTGACCATCCACCATGTCGAGAGTCGGCTGCTGGTGCGGTTGCGCGACGAATCGCAGACCACGGAGGCGGCGACGAGGCTGCACCGTGTGTTCGGGCTGCAGTGGGTGTCGCCGGCCATCGAGTTGCCGCGCGCCGAACTCGACGCCGAGCTGGCCGAGGACCTGGCCGACGGACACGAGCCGCGCCTGACCCAGTTGTGCGGGGCCGCCTGCCAGCTGGCGGACGAGGGTGCCGGCAATGCGCGGAACTTCCGCATCCACGCGCGGCGCAGCGACCACAGCTTCGGGCTGAACAGCCTGCAGATCGGCGCCGTGGTGGGCGCCGCCGTCCACCATCGCAGCGGGTTGCCGGGGCGCATGGTCGATGCCGACTTCGTCATCGACGTGCTCGTGCTGCGCGAGAGCGTGCTCGCATTCGCCCTGAAGGAACAGGCATTCGGCGGCCTGCCTGCCACCTCGAGCGGGCGCACGATGGTGCTGCTCTCCGGCGGCATCGACTCGCCCGTGGCCGCATGGATGATGATGCGGCGCGGCAGCCGTGCGGACTTCGTGCACTTCTACAGCGGACGCAACGTCGAGGAGGCCGACTGCGCGAAGATCGAGGAACTGGTGCGCCTGCTCGCGCGCTGGATGCCCATCCCGCTGCACCTGCACCTGGTTCCGGTGGTGCCGTACGAGACGCGCGCGATCGGGACCATCGACGACCGCTACGACATGGTCATGTTCCGCCGCTTCATGGTGCGCACGGCGGCCCGCCTGGCCCGGCGCCACAAGTGCCTGGCCCTGGTCACCGGCGACAGCCTGGGCCAGGTCGCCAGCCAGACCCTGCACAACCTGGCCGCCATCAGCCCGGACGTGAGCCTGCCCATCCTCCGGCCGCTGGTGGGCCTGGACAAGCATGAGATCACGGCCTGGAGCCAGCGAACCGGCCTTTTCAACACCTCGATCCAGCCCTACCGCGACTGCTGCTCCATCCGTTCGCCACGGCCCATCCTGAACGCCCGCGGCATCGACCTGCTGCGCCTGTCCGAGGCCATGGGCCTCGAGGAGGCGGTTCGCGAGGCCGCCGACGCATCCGTCCGGCGCGTCATCGGGCCTGAGGGCTGA
- a CDS encoding transcriptional repressor: MTPQRAEILAELQAAHDHPTAAELYERLRPRLPRLSLGTVYRNLDVLAAEGLAAKLAGHGAEARYDGMPAPHDHARCRCCGAVADVPVQGAGGRPAQGAVTPVLPPGFLLESRRLEYLGVCAGCRAAGHDMRPPASAGAA; the protein is encoded by the coding sequence ATGACGCCCCAGCGCGCGGAAATCCTTGCGGAACTGCAGGCGGCGCACGACCATCCGACGGCTGCTGAACTCTACGAGCGCCTGCGGCCCCGCCTGCCGCGCCTGAGCCTTGGCACCGTGTATCGCAACCTGGACGTGCTCGCAGCCGAGGGGTTGGCGGCCAAGCTGGCCGGCCACGGCGCCGAGGCCCGCTATGACGGCATGCCGGCGCCGCACGACCACGCCCGCTGCCGTTGCTGCGGCGCGGTGGCCGACGTCCCGGTTCAGGGCGCAGGCGGCAGGCCGGCCCAGGGCGCGGTGACGCCGGTCCTGCCGCCCGGCTTCCTGCTCGAGAGCCGGCGGCTCGAGTATCTCGGCGTCTGCGCGGGCTGCCGCGCCGCCGGACACGACATGCGGCCCCCCGCTTCGGCCGGGGCTGCCTGA
- a CDS encoding peroxiredoxin, which yields MDFDFIPVPLVASEAPDFTATAVMPDNSFNKEFKLADYRGKYVVMFFYPLDFTFVCPSEIIAFDKALGEFKKRNCEVIGVSTDSHFSHLAWKNTKPENGGIGNVQFPLVADFQKTISQDYGLLLEGGMALRGTFLIDKNGMVQHSTVNNLGLGRNVDEMVRLVDALQHLEEHGEVCPANWKKGDEAMKPTAAGVASYLKKHS from the coding sequence ATGGACTTCGATTTCATCCCCGTGCCGCTGGTTGCCAGCGAAGCCCCCGACTTCACCGCCACCGCCGTGATGCCGGACAACAGCTTCAACAAGGAATTCAAGCTGGCGGACTACCGCGGCAAGTACGTCGTGATGTTCTTCTACCCGCTGGACTTCACCTTCGTGTGCCCGTCCGAGATCATCGCCTTCGACAAGGCGCTCGGTGAGTTCAAGAAGCGGAACTGCGAAGTCATCGGCGTCAGCACCGACAGCCACTTCAGCCACCTGGCCTGGAAGAACACCAAGCCCGAGAACGGCGGCATCGGCAACGTGCAGTTCCCGCTGGTGGCCGACTTCCAGAAGACGATCAGCCAGGACTACGGCCTGCTGCTCGAGGGCGGCATGGCCCTGCGCGGCACGTTCCTGATCGACAAGAACGGCATGGTGCAGCACAGCACCGTGAACAACCTGGGCCTGGGCCGCAACGTGGACGAGATGGTGCGCCTGGTCGATGCGCTGCAGCACCTCGAGGAGCACGGCGAGGTCTGCCCCGCGAACTGGAAGAAGGGCGACGAAGCCATGAAGCCGACGGCGGCGGGTGTGGCGTCGTACCTGAAGAAGCATAGCTAG
- a CDS encoding protein-glutamate O-methyltransferase codes for MTPAELAAYQKLLFDQTGIVLQDNKRALVEARVSLRLRALGMSSFGEYLELLRQDRTGEELVQLIDAVSTNVTHFFREDEHFQFLSEVTEGWARQGAERLRIWSAACSTGEEPYSIAMTVGTPNGRRNADIRILATDISTRVLAEAQAGRYPEGRLSTVPEARRRTCFTRVSAGGETLYEVKPELRRLVMFRRLNFKAMPYPIRGTFDVIFCRNAMIYFDRPQRERMVREFARLLKPGGYLLVGHAETLIGMSDCFRVIRPSIYERLKDGVRP; via the coding sequence ATGACGCCGGCGGAGCTGGCGGCGTACCAGAAGCTGCTGTTCGACCAGACCGGCATCGTCCTCCAGGACAACAAGCGCGCGCTGGTCGAGGCGCGGGTTTCGTTGCGCCTGCGCGCCCTCGGCATGTCGTCGTTCGGCGAGTACCTGGAGCTTCTGCGCCAGGACAGGACGGGAGAAGAGCTGGTCCAGCTCATCGATGCCGTCTCGACCAACGTTACGCACTTCTTCCGCGAGGACGAGCATTTCCAGTTCCTGTCCGAGGTGACGGAAGGCTGGGCCAGGCAGGGTGCGGAACGTCTCCGCATCTGGTCCGCGGCGTGCTCGACCGGCGAGGAGCCGTACTCGATCGCGATGACCGTCGGTACCCCGAACGGGCGCCGGAACGCGGATATCCGCATCCTGGCCACCGACATCAGCACCCGCGTGCTGGCGGAGGCCCAGGCGGGGCGGTATCCCGAGGGGCGTCTGTCGACCGTGCCCGAGGCTCGTCGGCGCACCTGCTTCACCCGCGTGAGCGCGGGGGGCGAGACGCTCTACGAAGTGAAGCCGGAGTTGCGGCGGCTGGTGATGTTCCGCCGCCTGAACTTCAAGGCGATGCCGTATCCGATTCGCGGCACCTTCGACGTCATCTTCTGTCGGAACGCGATGATCTATTTCGACCGGCCTCAGAGGGAACGCATGGTCAGGGAGTTTGCGCGGCTTCTCAAGCCGGGCGGCTATCTGCTCGTGGGTCACGCCGAGACGCTCATCGGGATGTCCGATTGCTTCCGCGTGATCCGACCTTCGATCTACGAACGGCTGAAGGACGGGGTGAGACCTTGA